A genomic region of Pyrus communis chromosome 14, drPyrComm1.1, whole genome shotgun sequence contains the following coding sequences:
- the LOC137716386 gene encoding probable L-type lectin-domain containing receptor kinase S.7 encodes MAPRKLLVFWVVVFFLIALFLRRGSAENVNFYFPTFNFRNLTFLGDSHIRNGVVGLTRELTVPSSSAGAVIYNNPIRFFDPESNITASFSTKFTFSIANVNPSSYGDGMSFFLSTDNRMLGSPGGYLGLVNSSQVTKNKFVAIEFDTKLDLHFNDPNDHHVGLDIESLNSIKTADPILQGVDLKSGSSITTWIDYKNDQEKLKVYLSYSNFKPEKPVLSVDIDLSEHLKEVMFVGFSASTEGSTEKHLVENWSFHTFGFVAKRPKLQPHNVSDTYVVVSPRIPVSGSGDKHHRRLGLGLGIAGPAFFCVALLVFGYVSVTKWMEVRRQKSFKAEVVAGPREFSYKELKSATGRFHSSRILGHGAFGTVYKAFFVSSGTISAVKRSKHSHEGKTEFLSELSIIACLRHKNLVHLQGWCVDKGELLLVYDFMPNGSLEKALYQEPGQSTLLDWSRRLNVAVGLASVLTYLHQECEQQVIHRDIKTGNVLLDGNLNAKLSDFGLAKLMDHDKSPVSTLTAGTMGYLAPEYLQYGKATEKTDAFSYGVVILEVACGRRPIEREPGSEKAVNLVDWVWGLHSKGKIIEAADKRLNGEFNVEEMRKLLLVGLSCANPDSVERPTMRRVLQILSNEAEVQAVPRVKPSLSFSSRLPMSLDEIVSDCDEEDCGSPTSSLREIIIH; translated from the coding sequence ATGGCTCCAAGAAAGCTTCTTGTTTTCTGGGTCGTCGTCTTCTTCCTCATAGCCCTCTTCCTCCGCCGTGGCTCCGCCGAGAACGTCAACTTCTACTTCCCCACTTTCAACTTCCGAAACCTAACCTTCCTCGGCGACTCCCACATCCGAAACGGCGTCGTTGGCCTCACCCGTGAGCTCACGGTCCCCTCCTCCAGCGCCGGCGCCGTCATCTACAACAACCCAATTCGGTTCTTTGACCCGGAATCCAACATCACCGCTTCCTTCTCCACGAAGTTCACTTTCTCCATCGCCAACGTCAATCCGAGCTCTTACGGGGACGGCATGTCGTTTTTCCTCTCGACGGACAACCGGATGCTCGGCAGCCCCGGCGGCTATCTGGGTCTCGTCAATTCCTCCCAAGTGACCAAGAACAAGTTCGTCGCCATCGAATTCGACACGAAGCTCGATTTGCACTTCAACGATCCAAATGACCATCACGTCGGATTGGACATCGAGAGCCTCAATTCGATTAAGACCGCTGATCCAATCTTGCAGGGTGTCGATTTGAAGAGCGGCAGTTCGATTACTACTTGGATTGATTACAAGAATGACCAAGAAAAACTTAAAGTGTATCTAAGCTACTCGAATTTCAAGCCCGAAAAGCCGGTTTTGAGCGTAGATATCGATCTCTCCGAGCATCTGAAGGAGGTTATGTTCGTGGGTTTTTCGGCCTCGACGGAAGGGAGCACGGAGAAGCATTTGGTTGAGAATTGGAGCTTTCATACATTCGGGTTCGTTGCGAAAAGGCCGAAGCTGCAGCCCCACAATGTGTCTGATACTTATGTGGTGGTAAGTCCGAGAATTCCAGTGTCCGGTTCGGGGGATAAGCACCACAGGCGGCTCGGCTTAGGACTTGGTATTGCCGGGCCGGCGTTCTTTTGCGTGGCGCTGTTGGTTTTCGGGTATGTTTCTGTGACGAAATGGATGGAGGTGAGAAGACAGAAGAGCTTCAAAGCAGAGGTTGTGGCAGGGCCCAGAGAGTTCAGTTACAAGGAGCTGAAATCTGCCACAGGAAGGTTTCATTCCAGTAGGATTCTTGGGCATGGAGCTTTCGGGACTGTTTACAAGGCGTTTTTCGTGTCTTCGGGCACCATTTCTGCGGTGAAAAGATCCAAGCATTCCCATGAAGGTAAAACTGAATTTCTTTCTGAGTTGTCGATTATTGCTTGCTTGCGCCACAAGAATTTAGTTCACCTTCAAGGCTGGTGTGTTGACAAGGGTGAATTGCTTCTTGTTTACGATTTCATGCCTAATGGGAGCCTCGAAAAGGCACTGTACCAAGAACCCGGGCAAAGTACCTTGTTAGATTGGTCTCGGAGACTGAATGTTGCGGTTGGATTGGCGTCTGTTTTGACATATCTGCATCAGGAATGTGAGCAGCAGGTCATCCACAGGGACATAAAGACTGGCAATGTTTTGCTGGACGGGAATTTAAACGCGAAGCTCAGTGATTTCGGGTTGGCAAAGCTCATGGATCACGATAAAAGCCCTGTTTCCACACTGACAGCAGGAACAATGGGGTACCTTGCGCCTGAGTATCTTCAATACGGGAAAGCAACCGAAAAGACTGATGCTTTTAGCTATGGTGTGGTGATCCTTGAAGTGGCATGTGGAAGGAGACCAATAGAAAGAGAGCCAGGAAGTGAGAAGGCAGTGAATTTGGTTGATTGGGTTTGGGGGCTGCATTCCAAAGGGAAGATTATCGAGGCAGCTGACAAGCGGTTGAATGGGGAGTTTAACGTGGAAGAAATGAGGAAGCTGCTACTTGTCGGGTTAAGTTGCGCTAACCCTGATAGCGTGGAGAGGCCTACGATGAGGAGAGTTCTGCAGATTCTGAGTAACGAGGCAGAAGTTCAAGCCGTGCCAAGGGTGAAGCCAAGTCTGAGTTTCTCTAGCAGATTGCCTATGTCGCTTGATGAAATTGTTTCGGATTGTGATGAGGAGGATTGCGGCAGCCCCACCAGCTCTCTGCGTGAGATCATCATTCACTGA